A stretch of the Nitratifractor salsuginis DSM 16511 genome encodes the following:
- a CDS encoding RNA degradosome polyphosphate kinase: MSLDLKDPSLYINRELSWLQFNTRVLAQTRKSQLPPLERLKFIAIYGTNLDEFYMVRVAGLISLYKAGIQETGPDRLTPAEQLQAIRDYLHREKQELEERYTTITAELEEEGVHIRPFDALDAATREKMREAFYEEIYPVIIPIAIDATHPFPHLNNLSFALAVKLQDREGNLKHGLVRIPRLLPRFLKADHTFVPIESVVEHFIGDLFPGYTEVASTPFRVTRNADLAIEEEEADDFLEMMEEGLRSRNKGQIIRLELTGDADPDLVEFLNSHLRVEEGDIYYYRSIPLNLGALWQIVGDKSLAHLLLPGYTPKTLPPFDREEVFSAIEAQDSILYHPYESFEPVVKFIQQAAADPDTLAIRMTLYRVGAKSPIVKALIDAALDGKQVTVLVELKARFDEENNLRWAKKLEEAGAHVVYGIPGLKVHAKIAQVIKRKNGQLKSYLHLATGNYNPGTAKIYTDISYFTARKEFNNDATRFFHFLTGFSAYAKLQTLYMSPNQIKPKLLKLIEKEAEYGSEGHMILKANSLAHPEIIRALYKASQKGCRIELIIRGICCLRPGVEGVSENITVSSIIGKYLEHPRIYWFKHDEVGCYISSADLMPRNLDRRIELMTPIIEPALAERIEQILTLQLADNQLRWVLRSDGDYVEVHPKEGERPVNSQELLEKYVNKLYERTRKHNNSKGNNYVKRLAEKLLKES, translated from the coding sequence ATGTCCCTCGATTTGAAAGACCCTTCCCTCTATATCAACCGGGAACTCTCCTGGCTTCAGTTCAACACCCGGGTCCTGGCCCAAACCCGCAAATCCCAGCTTCCGCCCCTGGAGCGCCTCAAATTCATCGCCATCTACGGGACCAACCTGGATGAATTCTATATGGTCCGTGTCGCCGGGCTGATCTCCCTCTACAAGGCGGGGATCCAGGAGACCGGACCCGACCGCCTCACCCCCGCGGAGCAGCTCCAGGCCATCCGAGACTATCTCCACCGGGAGAAGCAGGAACTCGAAGAGCGCTACACCACCATCACCGCCGAACTGGAAGAGGAAGGAGTCCATATCCGCCCCTTCGATGCCTTGGATGCCGCCACCCGGGAGAAGATGCGTGAAGCCTTCTACGAAGAGATCTACCCCGTCATCATCCCCATCGCCATCGACGCCACCCACCCTTTCCCCCACCTCAACAACCTCAGCTTCGCCCTGGCGGTCAAGCTCCAGGACCGGGAGGGCAACCTCAAGCACGGGTTGGTGCGCATCCCCCGGCTGCTCCCCCGCTTCCTCAAGGCCGATCACACCTTCGTCCCCATCGAAAGCGTCGTCGAGCACTTCATCGGCGACCTTTTCCCCGGCTACACCGAAGTGGCCAGCACCCCCTTCCGGGTCACGCGCAATGCCGACCTGGCCATCGAAGAGGAGGAGGCCGACGATTTCCTGGAGATGATGGAGGAGGGGCTGCGCAGCCGCAACAAAGGCCAGATCATCCGTCTGGAGCTCACCGGCGATGCCGATCCAGACCTGGTGGAGTTTCTCAACAGCCATCTACGGGTAGAAGAAGGCGACATCTACTACTACCGATCCATCCCCCTCAACCTGGGAGCCCTCTGGCAGATCGTGGGTGACAAATCCCTGGCCCATCTGCTCCTACCGGGATACACCCCCAAAACCCTGCCCCCCTTCGACCGGGAAGAGGTCTTCAGCGCCATCGAAGCCCAGGACAGCATCCTTTATCATCCCTACGAGAGCTTCGAGCCGGTAGTGAAGTTCATCCAGCAGGCCGCCGCCGATCCCGATACTCTGGCGATCCGGATGACTCTCTACCGCGTCGGTGCCAAATCCCCCATCGTCAAAGCCCTTATCGACGCTGCCCTGGATGGCAAGCAAGTGACGGTACTGGTAGAGCTCAAAGCCCGCTTCGACGAAGAGAACAACCTGCGCTGGGCCAAGAAGCTGGAAGAGGCGGGCGCCCACGTGGTCTACGGTATCCCCGGCCTCAAAGTCCATGCCAAGATCGCCCAAGTGATCAAGAGGAAGAACGGTCAACTGAAAAGCTATCTCCACCTTGCCACCGGCAACTACAACCCCGGCACCGCCAAGATCTACACCGACATCAGCTACTTCACCGCCCGCAAAGAGTTCAACAACGACGCGACACGCTTTTTCCACTTCCTCACCGGCTTCTCCGCCTACGCCAAGCTCCAGACCCTCTATATGTCGCCCAACCAGATCAAGCCCAAGCTTCTCAAACTGATCGAAAAAGAAGCGGAGTACGGCAGCGAGGGGCATATGATCCTCAAAGCCAACTCCCTGGCCCATCCCGAGATCATCCGCGCCCTCTACAAAGCATCGCAGAAGGGCTGCCGCATCGAACTGATCATTCGGGGGATCTGTTGCCTGCGGCCCGGGGTCGAGGGGGTCAGCGAGAATATCACTGTCTCCTCCATCATCGGCAAATACCTGGAGCACCCCCGTATCTACTGGTTCAAACACGACGAAGTGGGCTGTTACATCTCCAGCGCCGATCTGATGCCCCGCAACCTCGACCGCCGCATCGAGCTGATGACTCCTATCATCGAACCGGCCCTGGCGGAGCGTATCGAGCAGATCCTGACCCTGCAGCTGGCCGACAACCAGCTGCGCTGGGTACTCCGGAGTGACGGCGACTATGTCGAAGTCCATCCCAAAGAGGGAGAGCGCCCCGTCAATTCCCAGGAACTGCTGGAGAAATATGTCAACAAACTCTACGAACGGACCCGCAAACACAACAACAGCAAAGGCAACAACTATGTCAAACGGCTGGCGGAGAAACTGCTCAAGGAGAGCTGA
- a CDS encoding gamma carbonic anhydrase family protein — MPRILEYQGMSPKLGAGSWIAPGATVIGDVELGEDASIWFGCVVRGDVHRIRIGARSNIQDLSMIHVTHYKNPDKSDGHPTIIGDDVTVGHRVMLHGCTVEDACLIGMSATILDGAIIGRESIVGAGALVTGGKIFPPRSLILGSPAKVVRQLSDEEVAELYASARRYVEFMRNYRK; from the coding sequence ATGCCTCGAATCTTGGAATATCAGGGAATGAGCCCCAAACTTGGAGCCGGAAGCTGGATCGCTCCGGGGGCCACGGTGATCGGCGATGTGGAGCTGGGGGAAGATGCTTCGATCTGGTTCGGCTGTGTGGTTCGGGGTGATGTGCACCGCATCCGTATCGGCGCGCGAAGCAATATCCAGGACCTCAGTATGATCCACGTCACCCACTACAAAAATCCCGACAAGAGCGACGGCCACCCCACGATCATCGGTGATGACGTCACCGTGGGCCACAGGGTGATGCTCCACGGCTGCACCGTCGAAGATGCCTGCCTCATCGGGATGAGCGCCACGATCCTCGACGGCGCCATCATCGGCCGAGAATCGATCGTCGGAGCCGGAGCCCTGGTAACGGGGGGCAAAATCTTCCCGCCCCGTTCCCTGATCCTGGGCTCCCCCGCCAAAGTGGTCCGCCAGCTCAGCGACGAAGAGGTCGCCGAGCTCTACGCCTCGGCCAGACGGTATGTAGAATTTATGAGGAATTATAGAAAATAG
- a CDS encoding EI24 domain-containing protein — protein MNFSQTLAKTFRDILSPMVLGFILKVGLGSFLFWLLVLGLLWKPFEHFVASYLTMIPLVGHWAWFQATGAALAALALGYMLIIITISILTSLYSEKILIRLAERDYGVKPVGSPAIHRSLYYTLKASVVFLLLFLFTLPLIFVPVLGQLWMLWLWSILLREPTVYDVGSLFISDPAELKRQTKKSRLIALIAALFNYIPLLNIFAPLFAQILFLHHLLGSRR, from the coding sequence ATGAACTTCTCCCAAACCCTCGCCAAAACCTTCCGGGACATCCTCAGCCCGATGGTCCTGGGCTTCATTCTCAAAGTGGGATTGGGCAGCTTCCTCTTCTGGCTTCTGGTGCTGGGCCTGCTCTGGAAGCCCTTCGAGCATTTTGTCGCCTCCTATCTTACGATGATCCCCCTTGTCGGCCATTGGGCCTGGTTCCAGGCCACGGGAGCCGCTCTTGCTGCCCTGGCCCTGGGCTATATGCTCATCATCATTACCATCTCCATCCTCACTTCCCTGTATAGTGAGAAAATTCTTATCCGCCTGGCCGAGCGGGACTACGGCGTGAAGCCCGTGGGCAGCCCCGCCATTCATCGCTCCCTTTACTACACCCTCAAAGCCAGCGTCGTCTTTCTGCTCCTCTTCCTCTTCACCCTGCCCCTGATCTTCGTTCCCGTGTTGGGGCAGCTCTGGATGCTCTGGCTCTGGTCGATTCTCTTGCGTGAACCGACGGTCTACGATGTGGGCTCCCTCTTTATTTCCGATCCCGCCGAACTCAAACGCCAGACCAAAAAATCCCGCCTCATCGCCCTCATCGCCGCTTTGTTCAACTACATTCCCCTCCTCAACATCTTTGCCCCCCTCTTCGCCCAGATCCTCTTTCTCCATCATTTGCTGGGAAGCAGAAGATAG
- a CDS encoding ribbon-helix-helix protein, CopG family, translating to MKKAVNIRLEEEMLEQLDEYAHELNKTRTSLVEKAIELYFDRLDEMVADRRIDDLKKGKSEVVSIEEVFKKAGIEF from the coding sequence ATGAAAAAAGCCGTCAATATCCGTCTCGAAGAGGAGATGCTGGAACAGCTGGATGAGTATGCCCACGAATTGAACAAGACCCGAACCTCTTTGGTGGAAAAAGCGATCGAACTCTATTTCGATCGTCTCGATGAGATGGTCGCTGATCGAAGAATCGACGATCTGAAAAAAGGCAAAAGCGAAGTGGTCTCTATAGAGGAGGTCTTCAAAAAAGCCGGGATCGAGTTTTAA
- a CDS encoding type II toxin-antitoxin system RelE family toxin: MFAVAFEKRAEKEFLKLDPETRKLIAAKILDLQKGNFRGDKALQGKHKGKFRKRAGNYRIIYYKEGQLLLITIIRIAHRREVY; encoded by the coding sequence ATGTTCGCCGTCGCCTTTGAAAAACGGGCCGAAAAGGAGTTTCTCAAACTCGATCCCGAGACCCGAAAGCTTATCGCCGCAAAGATCCTCGATCTTCAAAAAGGCAATTTCCGGGGGGACAAAGCCCTCCAGGGCAAACATAAAGGCAAATTTAGAAAACGTGCCGGAAACTACCGCATCATCTACTACAAAGAGGGGCAACTCCTGCTCATCACCATCATCCGCATCGCCCATAGAAGAGAGGTCTACTAG
- the rimO gene encoding 30S ribosomal protein S12 methylthiotransferase RimO, producing the protein MSKKLHLVSLGCTKNLVDSEVMLGKLADYELSDEPAEADVIIVNTCGFIEAAKEESIATVLDLHERRKEDSLLVMSGCLSERYKEQLQKEMPEIDIFTGVGDYERIDELIRQKQSTFSPQVYLATEKSPRLITGSNYHAYIKIAEGCNQNCSFCAIPSFKGRLQSRTLDSIVAEVSALTAKGFYDFSFISQDSSSYGRDLGMRDGLIDLIRHMEQIPGVRSARILYLYPSTTSFELIDAIADSPVFQTYYDMPIQHIDDRVLKTMKRGFGEAKTRELLEAMRSKEGSFVRTSVIAGHPGESEESFRKLCDFLESFGFDRINVFAYSNEEETAAYEMEQLPEEVITRRTEILGEIAQRSRDASLERMIGRRCRLAIDGPSQEHEYLLSARPLLWAPEIDGEVLVNDTNDLDVKIGGLYQGKITEKAGEYLLASLETPLTE; encoded by the coding sequence ATGTCAAAAAAACTCCATCTCGTCAGCCTCGGCTGCACCAAAAACCTGGTCGACAGCGAAGTGATGCTGGGCAAGCTGGCCGACTATGAACTCAGCGACGAGCCTGCCGAAGCCGATGTGATCATCGTCAACACCTGCGGCTTCATCGAAGCGGCCAAGGAAGAATCGATCGCCACGGTCCTGGATCTGCACGAGCGGCGCAAAGAGGACTCTCTGCTGGTGATGAGCGGCTGCCTCAGCGAGCGCTACAAGGAGCAGCTCCAAAAGGAGATGCCCGAGATCGATATCTTCACCGGTGTCGGGGATTATGAACGCATCGACGAGCTGATCCGCCAAAAGCAGAGCACCTTCAGCCCCCAGGTCTACCTGGCCACCGAAAAATCCCCCCGGCTCATCACCGGCTCCAACTACCACGCCTACATCAAGATCGCCGAGGGGTGCAACCAAAACTGCTCCTTTTGCGCCATCCCCTCCTTCAAAGGGCGGCTCCAGTCCCGCACCCTCGACTCCATCGTCGCCGAAGTCTCGGCCCTGACCGCCAAGGGCTTTTACGATTTCAGTTTCATCTCCCAGGACAGCTCCAGCTACGGGCGGGACCTGGGGATGAGAGACGGGCTCATCGACCTCATCCGCCACATGGAGCAGATCCCCGGTGTTCGCAGCGCCCGGATCCTCTACCTCTATCCAAGCACCACCAGCTTCGAGCTCATCGACGCCATTGCCGACTCCCCCGTCTTCCAGACCTACTACGATATGCCCATTCAGCACATCGACGACCGGGTGCTCAAGACAATGAAGCGGGGCTTCGGCGAAGCCAAAACCCGGGAGCTTTTGGAGGCGATGCGCTCCAAAGAAGGAAGCTTCGTGCGCACCTCCGTCATCGCCGGCCATCCGGGAGAGAGTGAAGAGAGTTTCCGAAAACTCTGCGACTTCCTGGAAAGCTTCGGCTTCGACCGGATCAACGTCTTCGCCTACTCCAACGAGGAAGAGACCGCCGCTTACGAAATGGAGCAGCTCCCCGAAGAGGTCATCACCCGGCGCACCGAGATCCTGGGAGAGATCGCCCAGCGCTCCCGGGACGCCTCTCTGGAGAGGATGATTGGACGCCGCTGCCGCCTTGCCATCGACGGCCCCAGCCAGGAGCACGAATACCTCCTCTCCGCCCGCCCCCTACTCTGGGCCCCCGAGATCGACGGCGAAGTCCTGGTCAACGACACCAACGATCTCGACGTGAAGATCGGAGGGCTCTACCAAGGAAAGATCACTGAAAAGGCGGGGGAGTATTTGCTCGCTTCGCTCGAAACTCCGCTAACCGAGTAA
- a CDS encoding four helix bundle protein yields MSNRVTEYPVDDPLSRKSFHFAIRIVKLSKYLRETHQEYELAKQVIRSGTAIGALVREAKFAQSKPDFLHKLSIALKEAYETDYWLELLWKSDYLDDKMYQSIKPEITELLKILVSSTKTIKHTEK; encoded by the coding sequence ATGAGTAACCGAGTAACTGAATATCCAGTCGATGATCCGTTGAGCCGGAAAAGTTTTCACTTTGCGATACGCATTGTGAAATTGTCCAAATATTTGAGGGAAACTCATCAGGAATATGAGCTGGCCAAACAGGTAATCCGTAGCGGAACGGCGATCGGGGCACTGGTCCGCGAAGCCAAATTTGCTCAATCCAAGCCTGATTTTCTCCATAAACTCTCCATTGCTCTTAAAGAAGCCTATGAAACGGACTATTGGTTGGAACTTCTTTGGAAGTCGGACTATTTGGATGACAAAATGTATCAAAGCATCAAACCGGAAATCACGGAACTCCTGAAAATTCTGGTCTCAAGTACCAAAACAATCAAACACACTGAAAAATAG
- the tilS gene encoding tRNA lysidine(34) synthetase TilS: MKNSPTDRLLGYSVTRLLINKNNLLAFSHGLDSTALYHLLKESDIPFDIALVNYGVRPEAEEEEAAARELARRDKRRIFVAHAPGFRSNFEAEARRFRYDFFESLIDEHGYENLLTAHQLNDRLEWMMMRLIRGAGTVELAGMEAVAKRFTASGTPYRLIRPLLETPKYELEHYLRSRGVEWFEDSSNASDTYERNRLRPLLEPLVRRHASGIARSFDYLAEDAAYLRRGYRELYREKLLRILQVSVPSLIPLATAETLKKLSYLPSYKERELLRQHSSLVLGRRWAVERRGDLLFIAPYHDDVTMEKAFRERCRLLNIPPKIRPYLSLQGIEPEHLPLPSAEG, translated from the coding sequence ATGAAAAATTCCCCCACCGATCGGTTACTCGGTTACTCGGTTACTCGGTTACTCATTAATAAAAACAATTTACTCGCTTTCTCCCACGGCCTGGACTCCACCGCTCTCTACCACCTCCTCAAAGAGTCTGACATCCCCTTCGACATCGCCCTGGTCAATTACGGCGTGCGGCCCGAAGCGGAGGAGGAGGAAGCGGCGGCGAGGGAGTTGGCCCGAAGAGACAAGCGGCGGATTTTTGTCGCTCACGCTCCCGGGTTCCGTAGCAATTTCGAAGCCGAGGCACGGCGCTTTCGCTACGACTTTTTCGAATCCCTCATCGATGAGCACGGTTATGAGAATCTCCTGACCGCCCATCAGCTCAACGACCGTCTGGAGTGGATGATGATGCGGTTGATCCGCGGGGCGGGAACGGTGGAGCTGGCGGGGATGGAGGCGGTTGCGAAGCGTTTCACCGCTTCAGGCACCCCCTATCGGCTCATCCGCCCCCTGCTGGAGACTCCAAAGTACGAGCTGGAGCACTATCTGCGCTCACGGGGGGTCGAATGGTTCGAGGACAGCAGCAACGCCTCCGACACCTACGAGCGCAACCGCCTGCGCCCGCTCCTGGAACCGCTGGTCCGCCGCCACGCCTCCGGCATCGCCCGGAGCTTCGACTATCTGGCGGAGGACGCCGCCTACCTACGCCGAGGCTACCGGGAGCTCTACCGGGAAAAGCTCCTGCGCATCCTCCAAGTTTCAGTCCCTTCGCTCATCCCCCTGGCGACCGCGGAGACCCTCAAAAAATTGAGCTATCTTCCGAGCTATAAAGAGCGGGAGCTTCTGCGCCAACACTCTTCTCTGGTTCTGGGCAGGCGCTGGGCGGTGGAACGACGGGGGGATCTCCTCTTCATCGCCCCCTATCACGACGATGTAACGATGGAGAAAGCCTTTCGGGAGCGCTGCCGCCTCTTGAATATCCCTCCAAAGATCCGCCCCTACCTCAGCCTCCAAGGGATCGAACCCGAGCACCTGCCCCTACCCTCTGCTGAGGGGTAA
- the asnB gene encoding asparagine synthase (glutamine-hydrolyzing) has translation MCAIFGILGRYESKEAREAFDRLSHRGPDDSHLILRDEGAWGVHRLAIASAGEAIEQPFEEGGEVLLFNGEIYNVRALADELGIEGDSESRVLLAAWRRWGAAFVERLRGMYAIAILRPAEGKVSLFRDPSGKKPLFYLNSRDFFAFASEAKALYTLKPFHLERRHLIQYLGFQSTIAPHTLDREVKKMEPGEHIEFLFEIQNPKSKIQNSIYDPWLEGPILYRKETSAASAVEEALDEAVASRIPQKVEWGVLLSGGLDSSLVAALAANHSERPLRAFSVSFSGYDKYDEAHWAEQTVRHLGAEHRVYPFGKREFFETLEALLPLLDEPLGDPAMVPLFFLLRQAAKEGVRVVLGGEGSDELFLGYRTYPEYFAVEKARELPYRNWLRHYFRAHYSENKEWEWYKRAWEDTPIFRSTAELYTDLQLNRLLRQNVRDGANLEAIRPWLERFEASKRSHSADWYSYLDLKVLLGEVYLVKQDRVSMAAGIEARSPFLDRRVIETAFAIDPQLRIDTAPKGILKMVAQRYLPAEIVHRKKKGLNYPFIEWILEEDGIEVLWRLQERSGLFNEEQLEFLARGADRGKFRQHLFPLYLLAKWLESRENG, from the coding sequence ATGTGTGCGATCTTCGGCATTCTCGGCCGCTATGAATCCAAAGAGGCGAGGGAGGCCTTTGATCGCCTGAGCCATCGTGGCCCCGACGACAGCCACTTGATCCTGCGTGACGAGGGAGCCTGGGGGGTCCACCGCCTGGCGATCGCCAGTGCCGGCGAAGCGATAGAGCAGCCCTTTGAAGAGGGTGGGGAAGTTCTGCTTTTCAACGGAGAGATCTACAATGTCCGCGCTCTGGCCGATGAACTTGGGATCGAAGGCGATTCGGAGAGCCGGGTGCTCCTGGCGGCGTGGCGGCGATGGGGCGCAGCCTTTGTGGAGCGACTTCGGGGGATGTATGCCATCGCCATCCTCCGCCCCGCTGAGGGGAAGGTCTCCCTCTTTCGCGACCCGTCGGGTAAAAAACCCCTTTTTTATCTGAATAGCCGAGATTTTTTCGCCTTCGCCAGCGAAGCCAAGGCCCTCTACACCCTCAAACCCTTCCATCTCGAACGGCGGCACCTGATCCAGTACCTCGGTTTTCAATCGACAATCGCCCCTCATACACTGGACCGGGAAGTAAAAAAGATGGAACCAGGCGAGCATATTGAGTTTTTATTTGAAATCCAAAATCCAAAATCCAAAATCCAAAATTCCATTTACGATCCCTGGCTGGAGGGCCCCATTCTTTATCGGAAGGAAACTTCGGCGGCAAGCGCGGTGGAAGAGGCGCTTGATGAGGCGGTGGCTTCGAGGATCCCGCAAAAGGTGGAGTGGGGGGTGTTGCTCAGCGGAGGGCTCGACTCTTCTTTGGTGGCGGCCTTGGCGGCGAATCATAGCGAGAGGCCTCTGCGGGCCTTCAGCGTGAGTTTCTCCGGCTACGATAAATACGATGAAGCGCACTGGGCGGAGCAAACGGTCCGTCATCTGGGGGCGGAGCATCGGGTCTACCCCTTCGGCAAGCGGGAGTTCTTCGAGACGCTGGAGGCGTTACTGCCCCTGCTGGATGAGCCCCTGGGGGACCCGGCGATGGTGCCGCTCTTTTTCCTGCTGCGCCAGGCGGCAAAAGAGGGGGTGAGGGTGGTCCTGGGAGGTGAGGGGAGTGACGAACTCTTCCTCGGGTACCGCACCTATCCGGAGTATTTCGCCGTGGAGAAGGCGAGAGAACTCCCCTACCGCAACTGGCTGCGCCACTACTTCCGGGCCCACTATTCGGAGAACAAGGAGTGGGAGTGGTACAAAAGGGCCTGGGAGGATACGCCTATTTTCCGCTCCACGGCAGAGCTCTATACCGATTTGCAGCTCAACCGCCTCCTGCGGCAGAATGTCCGGGACGGGGCCAACCTGGAGGCGATCCGCCCCTGGCTGGAGCGTTTCGAAGCTTCGAAACGGAGCCATAGCGCCGACTGGTACAGCTATCTGGATCTGAAGGTGCTCCTGGGAGAAGTCTATCTGGTCAAGCAGGACCGGGTCAGTATGGCCGCCGGCATCGAAGCCCGCTCCCCCTTTTTGGACCGCCGGGTGATCGAAACGGCCTTTGCCATCGACCCCCAGCTACGTATCGACACCGCCCCCAAGGGAATTCTCAAGATGGTTGCCCAAAGATATCTTCCCGCTGAGATCGTCCATCGCAAGAAAAAGGGGCTCAACTACCCCTTTATCGAGTGGATCCTAGAAGAAGACGGCATCGAAGTTCTTTGGCGCTTGCAGGAGAGAAGCGGGCTGTTTAACGAGGAGCAGCTGGAGTTTTTGGCGAGGGGGGCGGACCGGGGAAAGTTCCGTCAGCATCTTTTCCCCCTCTATCTCCTGGCGAAGTGGCTGGAGAGTCGAGAAAACGGGTGA
- a CDS encoding DUF945 family protein, whose translation MKKKLIAILIVLAAVFLGGRAWISSHGEQYLKEVLDAYNRGQRGEAVADLRHFENGFSSARAEINVSFPGAETEDFPLQNPLIIPARLRYGPVVEGLSPALMELEFDDTINRWLKPEVRKHFEEEVEGNVTLRYRGFLDWSKKMHEKITIGQILSKDPHSEGFLLIAPIRIRSDYDLRTLAGKATLLSEKIHASDPNQHSELNITRPELAMEVTEFPETGPIFGRLMIRAKEISLTRSDIRPPIEMRFSGSIGGALLHSAPQEAGVAFGTDLHTEDPATIHAWQGLRRVKTDLKVSGLGLKGLEELSALQQRQLKLQQELGRASGAGDDVAMQKAILALQSLNDDWIKIYNDLLIPGKTHLTLNETLVSKKTSTLKLDLTFTGQKLRGNAMSAMIALMAHLDRLVEGSFELTLEKELAHKLYPNAVFILDSMVSKNMATLKEGLYHLKGRIKEGKIIINGTKYAPQELIMMILM comes from the coding sequence ATGAAGAAAAAACTTATAGCAATCTTGATCGTTTTGGCGGCGGTATTTCTGGGAGGGAGGGCTTGGATCTCTTCGCACGGGGAACAATACCTCAAAGAGGTGCTCGATGCCTACAACCGCGGGCAGAGAGGAGAAGCTGTCGCGGACCTCCGGCATTTCGAAAACGGTTTTTCCTCGGCCCGGGCGGAGATCAATGTCAGCTTCCCCGGAGCGGAGACGGAGGATTTTCCCCTGCAAAACCCTCTGATCATCCCGGCCAGGCTTCGCTATGGCCCCGTCGTGGAGGGGCTCAGCCCGGCATTGATGGAGCTCGAATTCGACGACACGATCAACCGCTGGCTCAAGCCGGAAGTACGAAAACATTTCGAAGAGGAGGTCGAAGGGAATGTGACTCTCCGCTATCGGGGGTTTCTGGACTGGTCCAAAAAGATGCACGAGAAGATTACCATCGGGCAAATTCTTTCGAAGGATCCCCACAGTGAGGGCTTCCTGCTGATCGCCCCGATCCGTATCCGAAGCGATTACGACCTGCGGACCCTGGCCGGGAAGGCGACGCTGCTCAGTGAAAAGATCCACGCCAGCGATCCCAACCAGCACTCGGAGCTCAACATTACCCGTCCCGAGCTGGCGATGGAGGTGACGGAGTTTCCCGAGACCGGCCCTATCTTCGGCCGCCTGATGATCCGGGCAAAGGAGATCTCCCTTACCCGCAGCGACATTCGTCCCCCGATAGAGATGCGCTTCTCCGGCAGTATCGGCGGAGCCCTTCTGCACAGTGCCCCCCAGGAGGCGGGTGTGGCCTTCGGGACGGACCTGCATACCGAGGACCCCGCCACGATCCATGCCTGGCAGGGGCTTCGCCGCGTCAAGACCGATCTGAAGGTCTCGGGCCTAGGGCTGAAAGGGCTTGAGGAGCTGAGCGCCCTGCAACAGCGCCAGCTAAAGTTGCAGCAAGAGTTGGGGCGCGCCTCGGGAGCGGGAGACGATGTAGCGATGCAAAAAGCGATCCTGGCCCTTCAATCCCTCAACGATGATTGGATAAAGATCTACAACGATCTGCTCATCCCCGGAAAAACCCACCTCACGCTCAATGAAACCCTTGTCAGCAAGAAGACAAGCACGCTCAAGCTCGACCTGACCTTTACGGGGCAGAAGCTCCGAGGCAACGCTATGTCGGCGATGATCGCCCTGATGGCCCATCTGGACCGGCTCGTCGAGGGAAGCTTTGAGTTGACCCTGGAGAAGGAGTTGGCGCACAAACTCTATCCCAATGCTGTCTTCATCCTCGATTCGATGGTTTCGAAGAATATGGCGACCCTCAAAGAGGGGCTCTATCATCTCAAAGGTCGGATCAAAGAGGGCAAGATCATCATCAACGGCACCAAATACGCTCCCCAGGAGCTGATAATGATGATCCTGATGTAA
- a CDS encoding CorA family divalent cation transporter — protein MNKEFAEFLDTLILEDIENPEHPSDFESGHDYAVLILRLPHRGKNGELEVNSLAFLTRQGKCYRYNRDKRDFEAIGTFQDLHRILDETTDRLVREIRQYHVEIDRLEETLYDDHSPRDFMERWITYKKEVSLINRLMFHATLSFELFVHYGKKSKDFDELAYADILEHMTRVRDLSKAAMEKLDNLHDFYRTKVDERMNRNMYWLTIISAIFLPLTLVTGFFGMNTGGLPYTDDPNGTAKVIIVSLILEAVFLVSFLLMMSPRIKRFRRKTPSV, from the coding sequence ATGAATAAAGAGTTTGCCGAATTTCTGGATACCCTGATCCTTGAAGATATTGAAAACCCGGAGCACCCTTCCGATTTCGAAAGCGGCCATGATTACGCCGTTTTGATCCTCCGCCTTCCCCATCGTGGCAAGAACGGTGAGCTGGAAGTGAACTCCCTGGCTTTCCTCACCCGGCAAGGCAAGTGCTACCGTTACAATCGTGACAAGAGAGATTTCGAAGCGATCGGGACTTTTCAGGATCTCCACCGCATCCTCGATGAGACCACCGACCGCCTGGTTCGTGAAATCCGCCAATACCACGTGGAGATCGACAGGCTCGAAGAGACCCTCTATGACGACCACTCCCCCAGAGACTTTATGGAGCGCTGGATCACCTACAAAAAGGAGGTCTCTCTCATCAACCGCCTGATGTTCCACGCGACCCTCTCCTTCGAACTCTTCGTCCATTACGGCAAAAAGTCCAAGGATTTCGACGAATTGGCCTATGCCGACATCCTGGAGCATATGACTCGGGTGCGGGACCTCTCCAAAGCGGCGATGGAGAAACTGGACAACCTCCACGACTTCTACCGCACCAAGGTCGACGAGCGGATGAACCGCAATATGTACTGGCTGACGATCATTTCGGCGATCTTCCTGCCCCTGACTCTGGTGACAGGGTTTTTCGGGATGAATACCGGGGGGCTCCCCTATACCGACGACCCCAACGGCACAGCCAAGGTGATCATCGTCTCCCTGATCCTCGAAGCGGTCTTTCTCGTGAGCTTCCTGTTGATGATGAGCCCCCGTATCAAGCGCTTCCGCCGAAAAACCCCTTCGGTATAG